In the genome of Massilia sp. UMI-21, the window TTCACACTGCAGGGGTCGCAAGTTCGAAACTTGCACTTCCCACCAGAATATGAAAAGGCCCGCAGCGGAAACGTTGCGGGCCTTTTTGCCGTCGATCGCGCGCTCAGGACGCCACGGCCCGGCGCAGGCGGCGGCTGCCGAACAAACCGAGGATCCCCAGGCCGAACAGGGCCAGGGTCCGCGGTTCGGGTACCGCCTGCCCGTTCTGCTGCTGCACTCCCTGCAAGAACCCGGTCGCGCCGCTGCACGGCAGGCCCGTGGTCCAGCCGCAGCCGGCGCCTTCCATGCCTTCGTCGCTGTTGGCGTCCAGCACCGTGAACAGCGCGCCCGAGGATTGCAGCATGATGTGGCTGTTCTGGTCGTTCGCGTGGATCCAGCCGCTCAGGTAGCCGCCGGCTTCGAAGCGCAGTTCCATGTCCAGCATGCCCAGGCCAGACCGGAACTGCTGCTCCTGCGGCCGGTAATCCATCGGCATGCCCATGCCGGGGAAGGCGTACTGGAACGCTACCAGGCCCAGCTCCGGATAGGAGGGCGCGCTGTCCATGTAGGGCAGTTGGAAGCTGAAGCTGCCGCTGTCGACGGCTTGTCGGGTGAATTCCAGTTTCAGCGCGAAGTCCAGCGGCGGGTTCCCGTCCAGCGGGCGCCATTGGTACACGACGCCGGCGTGGCCGGTGAGCGGCACCAGCAGGCAGGCCGCGGCAGCGATCAGGGATGCGAGTTTCATCGGCGTCTCCAAAAATTGCATTATTACGAACGTGCAATTTCCCTGACGCACGATTGCGCCTTTACGGCTTGACCGGGATATCCTGCTCCGCGCGCAACCAGCTGAACAGCACGGCCATCATGAAGGGGCCCACGAACAGGCCGATCACCCCGAGTGTCGACACGCCGCCGAGCAGGCCGAACAGCACGGCGAGGAAGGGCAGGTTGACCCGGTGCCCGATCAGCTTGGGCCGGATGAACTTGTCGACCATGAACAGTTCCACCGCGCCCCAGACGAACAGGCCGAGCGCGGCGCCGGCATTGCCCTGGCCGAGCAGGAGCAGCGAAACCATGGTGAAGGACAGCGGCGCGCCGCCGGGGATCAG includes:
- a CDS encoding PEP-CTERM sorting domain-containing protein, with the translated sequence MKLASLIAAAACLLVPLTGHAGVVYQWRPLDGNPPLDFALKLEFTRQAVDSGSFSFQLPYMDSAPSYPELGLVAFQYAFPGMGMPMDYRPQEQQFRSGLGMLDMELRFEAGGYLSGWIHANDQNSHIMLQSSGALFTVLDANSDEGMEGAGCGWTTGLPCSGATGFLQGVQQQNGQAVPEPRTLALFGLGILGLFGSRRLRRAVAS